The genomic region GGTGGCATAATGAGGTTAACTAGTTGGCCGTCGTGGACATTCAGTAATATTATGGCATCTATTGGTTTTGGCTTATTTATGACTTTATTCAACAGATGGTTCTACCACAGATCTATTAAGAAAGTAGATCTTCCAGATTGGGCTGATTTGATGATCGAAGTTCAGAAATCAGAACAAGCCGAACAAGTCGTTGCACCCGACAGCTAGTAGCTACCGTGCCAGATTTGAAAA from Oceaniferula marina harbors:
- a CDS encoding DUF6404 family protein; translation: MNTPSVSHMQKAAEILISKGVDERIVKPPICRALWLCGVAVRPYIYIQHFKSATCYFLAMSITWGGIMRLTSWPSWTFSNIMASIGFGLFMTLFNRWFYHRSIKKVDLPDWADLMIEVQKSEQAEQVVAPDS